The Ochrobactrum sp. BTU1 region TGCCACCAAGACCTGCGCCGCAGATCGCGGACCAGAAATAAGGTGAGAGCTGCGGTGCAAAAGCCAGACCAGCAAAACCTGTCGCTTGCATCGCCAGTGTTAAGAAAAGCCAAGGGCGACGATCAAGGCTATGTCTTGCAAGCAGCGGCAGGCCAAAGGCCGACAAAGCCTGCGCGATTGCCATGACGGCGACCAGATTGCCGGTTTCTGCAGCTTCCAAACCCAATGATTGATAGTAGGGCGCAAGCCAGGCCACCATAGATGAGTATCCTGCGTTGACAAGGCCGAAAGCCACCATCAGTATCCATGTTCGTGGGCGACGGAGCAACTTTCCGGTGATGCCGGATTTTGAACCAGAAGACGCCGTTTCTTTAAGAATTGGAATAGCAGTAAGCAACGCAAGCACTGCAGGAATTGCAAGAACAGATAGGGCGAGACGCCAGTTGTGTTCAGTGCCCGCAAGCCAAGGTGTGAGACGTGCACCAAGTGCGCCACCCCCCATAATCATTGCGGAATAAAGGCCGGTAATAGCTGCAATACTTGCTGGGAAATTTGCTTTGATCAGGCCCGGCATCAGCGCCTGTATCATCGCAACGCCTGCGCCGCACAGAACAGCGGTAAGCGCGAGAGAAAAACCATCTGGCACGAAGCCCCGCAAAACAGAACCCAATGCAAGAATGATAAGTGCTGTGAACATGCTGCGGCGCGTGCCAATTATCGACTGAATGTGTGGTGCAATGAATGCGCCAAGGCCCATCAGCATCATGGGAAGGAATGTTAGCAGAGACAACATGCCAAAGCCCATTCCGGTATCTGTGACAATATCGGAAAGCACTGGTCCCGGTGCGGTCAGGAATGGCCTTAGATTAAGGCCAATCAGAACAACGAGAGCGATAAGGGCTACGGGTGCGGCTTGTGTGCCGCCATTGGCTTGCTGGGTCTGCATGATAAGTTCAGTCTTTTATTTCTTCTTTTCCTGCCAGCGCCGATAAAGTGCTGCATCATCGTCTGGCGAACAATGTTCAAAGTGAACGCCAGTCTGTTCTGTCACAGGCTTGGCCAGTTCCGAGGCGACTTTTGCTGTCGAAAGACCGAACGGTTCAGCCTGCTCGTTGGAATAGGCAAACATGATTTTATTGACGCCGGACATCCGCATTGCAGCGAAACACATAGGGCAGGGTTGGCCGCTCGCGTAAACGCTGCAATCATCCAGCCGAGGCGACTGCAAAACCTTGCCTGCGGCGCGCAATGCGAGAAGTTCCGCATGGGCAGTCG contains the following coding sequences:
- a CDS encoding nucleoside deaminase: MSNDQEFLQKAIALAFDNVDLGGRPFGAVVVKADKIIAIGVNRMQADCDPTAHAELLALRAAGKVLQSPRLDDCSVYASGQPCPMCFAAMRMSGVNKIMFAYSNEQAEPFGLSTAKVASELAKPVTEQTGVHFEHCSPDDDAALYRRWQEKKK
- a CDS encoding cyanate transporter, giving the protein MQTQQANGGTQAAPVALIALVVLIGLNLRPFLTAPGPVLSDIVTDTGMGFGMLSLLTFLPMMLMGLGAFIAPHIQSIIGTRRSMFTALIILALGSVLRGFVPDGFSLALTAVLCGAGVAMIQALMPGLIKANFPASIAAITGLYSAMIMGGGALGARLTPWLAGTEHNWRLALSVLAIPAVLALLTAIPILKETASSGSKSGITGKLLRRPRTWILMVAFGLVNAGYSSMVAWLAPYYQSLGLEAAETGNLVAVMAIAQALSAFGLPLLARHSLDRRPWLFLTLAMQATGFAGLAFAPQLSPYFWSAICGAGLGGSFALAMITSLDHLPKPHEAGALAAMMQGGGFLIAALGPVATALLHNLTGNFASGWIMHLVLVASICPLYLSFNPRHYAHVMNLAFPAESGTQ